Proteins found in one Agaribacterium sp. ZY112 genomic segment:
- the bglX gene encoding beta-glucosidase BglX, translating to MCKCLRLACCLLLGVSASAFSETPQEQIENILMSLSLEEKAGQLSLIPIEGEPTEEQLQLIREGKVGSVIKANGVANNLALQKVAVEESHSGLPILFQEDVIHGYRTIAPVPLAEAASWDLQAIRNSAAVAAREARAAGIQLTYAPMVDVSRDPRWGRILEGAGEDPYLASLIAEARVRGLQESGEQHENILATVKHFAGYGASLAGRDYNIRDLSERELREIHLPPFKAAIDAGVSSVMGAYTAYDGVPATANTWLMQNVLRGELAFDGLLMTDWETIPNLIKIGVAADKDDAVQQAMAASFDMDMTSQHYVQRLPELVKAGLVSEKSLDDAVRRVLRLKQQAGLLDKPYAAFNAEREQSELLSERNWQETKDITLKSMVLLQNDNKVLPIDSSVKKIAVIGPMAKAQKDLLGWWAAKGQPDEVVSIYQGLAKRFKGQAELSYAEGVRFDGFNDAGVELIEPALAVAEAADMIVAVVGEQEWMSGEGGGTASLTLPGLQEELLAALKELGKPMVTVVVTGRPYVLTHVAKNTDALLQAWMPGSTGGEAVAEILAGDFNPVGRLPITFPYHQGQVPIFYNYKATSHSFNAGADDNRYSTTYRDVPTTPLYAFGFGLSYSEFTYGKPSLSASTMKRDSSLTLKVKVKNTGGAEARETVQLYLRDKVAEVTRPFKELIDFSLLTLKSGESQWVEFEVSEAKLAYIGRDLKPRIDAGKFTLLVGPNSQDLQELDFALED from the coding sequence GTGTGTAAGTGTTTACGTTTGGCTTGCTGTTTGTTACTGGGGGTTTCGGCATCCGCTTTTTCTGAAACTCCACAAGAGCAAATTGAAAATATACTGATGTCCTTAAGCTTGGAGGAAAAAGCAGGCCAGTTAAGTCTAATCCCTATAGAAGGTGAGCCCACAGAAGAGCAGCTGCAGCTTATTCGTGAGGGTAAAGTTGGCTCTGTCATTAAAGCTAATGGCGTGGCGAATAATCTTGCCCTACAAAAAGTCGCGGTAGAAGAAAGCCACAGTGGCTTACCCATTCTATTTCAAGAAGATGTGATTCACGGTTATCGCACGATTGCACCGGTGCCCTTAGCTGAAGCCGCCAGTTGGGATTTACAAGCTATACGCAATAGCGCAGCTGTTGCCGCCAGAGAGGCGCGTGCGGCAGGCATTCAACTGACGTACGCACCTATGGTTGATGTCAGCCGTGATCCTCGTTGGGGGCGTATTCTTGAAGGCGCTGGTGAAGATCCTTATCTTGCTTCTTTGATTGCCGAAGCGCGTGTACGAGGTCTTCAAGAAAGTGGTGAGCAGCATGAAAATATTCTAGCTACGGTAAAGCACTTTGCAGGTTATGGCGCCTCACTGGCTGGTCGTGACTACAACATTCGTGATTTAAGTGAGCGCGAGCTGCGTGAGATTCACCTTCCTCCTTTTAAGGCGGCTATTGATGCTGGTGTTAGCAGTGTTATGGGGGCCTATACCGCTTACGATGGTGTGCCAGCAACAGCCAATACGTGGTTAATGCAGAATGTACTTCGAGGTGAATTAGCTTTTGATGGTTTATTAATGACAGACTGGGAAACGATTCCCAACCTAATAAAAATTGGTGTTGCAGCTGATAAAGACGATGCCGTACAGCAGGCCATGGCCGCAAGTTTTGATATGGACATGACTTCTCAGCACTATGTGCAGCGCTTGCCTGAATTGGTAAAGGCAGGTTTGGTCAGCGAGAAATCCTTAGACGATGCTGTGCGCCGTGTTCTGCGCTTAAAACAGCAAGCCGGCTTACTTGATAAACCTTATGCGGCTTTTAATGCTGAGCGTGAGCAAAGTGAGTTGTTGTCGGAGCGTAACTGGCAAGAGACTAAAGACATAACTTTAAAATCGATGGTTCTGTTACAAAACGACAACAAGGTTTTACCAATAGATAGCTCAGTTAAAAAAATTGCCGTCATCGGTCCTATGGCAAAAGCACAAAAAGATTTATTGGGTTGGTGGGCTGCTAAAGGTCAGCCGGATGAAGTGGTTAGTATTTATCAAGGTTTAGCCAAGCGCTTTAAAGGTCAGGCTGAGCTAAGTTATGCTGAGGGTGTGCGTTTTGATGGTTTTAACGATGCCGGAGTAGAACTCATTGAGCCTGCGTTGGCTGTTGCAGAAGCGGCCGATATGATTGTTGCCGTTGTTGGCGAGCAGGAATGGATGAGCGGTGAGGGCGGCGGTACGGCTTCATTGACTTTGCCAGGCTTACAAGAAGAATTATTGGCAGCCCTGAAAGAACTAGGTAAACCGATGGTCACCGTTGTGGTGACTGGGCGCCCTTATGTATTAACGCACGTTGCAAAAAATACAGACGCGCTATTACAGGCTTGGATGCCAGGCTCAACAGGCGGGGAAGCCGTGGCCGAAATACTTGCGGGCGACTTTAACCCTGTTGGCCGTTTGCCGATTACCTTTCCTTATCATCAGGGCCAAGTGCCGATTTTTTATAACTACAAAGCAACCAGCCACAGCTTTAATGCCGGCGCCGATGACAATCGTTATTCCACTACTTATAGAGATGTGCCAACGACACCACTTTACGCCTTTGGTTTTGGTCTAAGTTATAGTGAATTTACTTATGGCAAGCCGAGTTTGAGTGCTAGCACTATGAAACGTGATTCTAGTTTAACGTTGAAAGTAAAAGTAAAGAATACAGGTGGAGCAGAAGCGAGAGAAACCGTACAGCTGTATTTACGTGATAAAGTAGCTGAAGTAACTCGACCTTTTAAAGAGCTGATTGATTTTTCTCTGTTAACTCTTAAGTCTGGAGAAAGCCAGTGGGTAGAGTTTGAGGTAAGCGAAGCTAAGCTAGCTTATATAGGTCGCGATTTAAAGCCGCGTATTGATGCCGGTAAATTTACCCTACTGGTAGGGCCTAATTCTCAAGACTTGCAAGAGCTTGACTTTGCTCTCGAAGATTAA
- a CDS encoding helicase-related protein, translating into MSEFVQGQRWVVDSEPELGLGLVVAIEGRSVNLFFPVGDCERHYAIEQAPLTRIHFHEDEQISDMAGNTHIVKAVHEQNGLLIYETSENELVVETQLSPEVKLNQPFMRLLMGQIDRRRWFNFRRSFDLAMARLNASRLNGLLGARADLIPHQLYVAKTACEFEKVRVLLADEVGLGKTIEAGLILSRLLKQERVARVLIAVPPALQVQWLVELIRRFGISPVLYNEEDHDFNGAQIHLLPHWALSLEREEILEAGFDLLIIDEAHHIQQDDKEFIALEQMAEVFQNLVLMTATPEQLGFDSHFARLKLLDPDKYSSAEALKEEEQGYEKLNTLLRAMPDSRAELCQLYSLDSKLDDQALISELLDCHGVGRTLFRNARTAVAGFPERIAHAHEVDGPEWQDRFNWLATFLKEKAKDKVLVIMNDREQVAECESFLWQKHGIDSAVFHEKMSLVERDRAAAYFADMEDGTRVLLCSEIGSEGRNFQFSHDLVCLDLPDHPDLLEQRIGRLDRIGQKSDVNIHVPIAENSEYCDNRKLWQWYHDVLDCVEQQNAAAGAVHDEFWPGEDEALTDELIEKAQEKVDALLSDIHSGRDALLELNSCRQPQADTLAQSISAFEQETPLAIIEEASDLLHFHFEDLGAGRYSLIPADNMMIPVLPGIPPEGVELCFDRALANAREDIVFMSWDHAFVLGLWELLKQGDLGSACVAMLPSRQLPPGKVLMECSFDVVIQSEFARELLPFFTRYSVRSVSSELAEKDLAPMLSEEQLQTTLHKVDKKLARKIIKSQKERLTGFYQQAEKYAEVPKQVLVDDALKNLREHFDTELQRVRSLSEKNETVNDADIIKLELKSEAMQHALQEKSHLQLSAIRMIVTNKP; encoded by the coding sequence ATGTCTGAATTTGTACAAGGCCAACGTTGGGTGGTCGATTCTGAACCCGAACTTGGTCTGGGATTGGTTGTAGCGATCGAAGGTCGTAGCGTAAACCTGTTTTTCCCTGTTGGCGATTGTGAACGCCACTATGCCATCGAGCAAGCGCCACTTACTCGGATTCACTTTCACGAAGACGAACAAATAAGTGATATGGCGGGTAATACCCATATCGTTAAAGCCGTACACGAACAAAACGGTTTGTTGATTTATGAGACCAGTGAGAATGAACTTGTTGTAGAAACTCAGCTAAGCCCCGAAGTAAAACTTAACCAACCGTTTATGCGGTTGTTAATGGGACAAATAGATAGGCGTCGCTGGTTCAACTTCCGCCGCAGTTTTGACTTAGCCATGGCGCGCTTAAATGCCTCGCGTTTAAATGGTTTATTGGGCGCTCGCGCTGATCTTATTCCTCACCAGCTTTATGTTGCAAAAACGGCCTGTGAATTTGAAAAAGTAAGAGTATTACTTGCTGATGAAGTGGGTTTGGGTAAAACCATTGAAGCGGGTTTGATTCTTTCTCGTTTGCTTAAACAAGAGCGTGTTGCCCGAGTTTTAATCGCCGTTCCTCCTGCGCTACAGGTGCAGTGGCTAGTTGAATTGATTCGTCGCTTTGGAATTAGCCCAGTGCTTTATAACGAAGAAGATCACGACTTTAACGGTGCGCAAATTCATCTGCTACCGCACTGGGCGCTTTCTTTAGAGCGCGAAGAAATATTGGAAGCTGGTTTTGATTTGTTGATTATTGATGAAGCCCATCATATTCAGCAAGACGACAAAGAATTTATCGCCTTAGAACAAATGGCAGAAGTTTTTCAAAATCTGGTGTTAATGACTGCTACTCCAGAACAGTTGGGTTTTGATAGCCACTTTGCGCGCTTAAAACTATTAGATCCAGATAAGTACAGTTCAGCTGAAGCGCTTAAAGAAGAAGAGCAAGGTTACGAAAAACTAAATACTTTGCTGCGTGCTATGCCAGATAGTCGTGCTGAGCTTTGTCAGTTATATTCACTAGACAGTAAACTCGATGATCAGGCTCTTATTTCCGAGCTGCTCGATTGTCACGGAGTAGGGCGTACCTTATTCCGCAATGCTCGAACGGCTGTGGCCGGTTTCCCTGAACGTATTGCTCATGCTCATGAGGTTGACGGCCCGGAGTGGCAAGACCGCTTTAATTGGTTGGCAACGTTCTTAAAAGAAAAAGCCAAAGATAAAGTATTGGTGATTATGAATGACAGGGAGCAAGTTGCTGAATGTGAAAGCTTCTTGTGGCAAAAACACGGCATCGATTCGGCCGTGTTCCATGAAAAAATGTCTTTAGTTGAGCGCGATAGAGCGGCAGCTTATTTTGCCGATATGGAAGATGGCACACGAGTATTATTGTGTTCAGAGATAGGCAGCGAAGGTCGTAATTTCCAATTTAGCCATGACCTTGTGTGTTTAGATTTACCAGATCACCCGGACTTATTAGAGCAGCGCATTGGTCGTCTCGATCGTATTGGGCAAAAGAGTGACGTCAATATTCACGTGCCTATTGCAGAAAACTCGGAGTATTGTGACAACCGCAAACTCTGGCAGTGGTATCACGATGTGCTCGATTGTGTTGAGCAACAAAATGCAGCTGCAGGTGCTGTTCACGATGAATTTTGGCCGGGTGAAGACGAAGCACTGACAGATGAGCTAATAGAAAAAGCCCAAGAAAAAGTTGACGCGCTATTGTCAGACATTCACTCTGGTCGCGATGCTCTGTTAGAGCTTAACAGTTGTCGTCAGCCGCAAGCCGATACCCTGGCGCAGAGCATCAGTGCCTTTGAGCAGGAAACTCCGCTGGCGATTATCGAAGAGGCATCTGATTTACTGCATTTCCATTTTGAAGATCTCGGTGCTGGGCGCTATTCATTAATTCCTGCCGATAATATGATGATTCCTGTATTGCCAGGTATTCCACCAGAAGGTGTCGAGCTTTGCTTTGATCGCGCCTTGGCAAATGCGCGTGAAGACATCGTCTTTATGAGTTGGGATCACGCTTTTGTATTAGGCCTGTGGGAATTGTTAAAACAGGGTGATTTAGGTTCTGCCTGTGTCGCTATGTTGCCAAGTCGTCAATTGCCTCCAGGTAAAGTACTTATGGAGTGTAGCTTTGATGTGGTTATTCAAAGTGAATTTGCTCGTGAACTATTACCTTTTTTCACCCGCTACAGTGTGCGTAGTGTCAGCAGTGAATTGGCCGAGAAAGATTTAGCGCCAATGTTAAGCGAAGAGCAGCTGCAGACTACTTTGCATAAAGTGGATAAAAAGCTGGCTCGAAAAATCATCAAAAGCCAAAAAGAGCGGCTCACTGGTTTTTATCAGCAAGCTGAAAAATACGCTGAAGTGCCCAAGCAGGTATTAGTGGATGATGCTTTAAAGAATTTACGTGAGCACTTCGATACTGAGCTTCAGCGTGTCCGCTCACTGTCCGAAAAAAATGAAACGGTCAATGATGCCGATATTATTAAGTTGGAGTTAAAAAGCGAAGCCATGCAACACGCTTTACAAGAAAAAAGTCACCTTCAATTAAGCGCTATTAGAATGATCGTTACTAATAAGCCTTAA